The DNA sequence TGCGAGGAAGGTAGACAGGCCCAGTCATGACTATGACGGACCCGATCGCAGACTTCTTGACACGTCTGCGCAACGCCAATTCGGCGTATCACGACGAAGTGACCCTGCCGCACTCGAAGATCAAGGCGAACATCGCCGAGATCCTCAAGACCGAGGGTTACATCAGCGATTTCCGCACCGAGGATGCCCGGGTCGGTAAGTCGCTGGTCGTCCAGCTCAAGTACGGCCCCAACCGCGAGCGCAGCCTCGCCGGTCTGCGCCGGGTGTCCAAGCCCGGCCTGCGGGTCTACGCGAAATCCACCAATCTGCCGCGCGTGCTCGGCGGCCTGGGCGTGGCGATCATCTCCACGTCCTCGGGCCTGCTGACCGACCGCCAGGCAGCCCGACAGGGCGTGGGCGGCGAAGTCCTCGCGTACGTCTGGTAGCGGGATAGGAGACGTAGAACCATGTCGCGTATTGGTAAGCAGCCGGTGCCGGTTCCCGCCGGTGTCGATGTGACGATCGACGGGCAGAACC is a window from the Mycolicibacterium anyangense genome containing:
- the rpsH gene encoding 30S ribosomal protein S8; the protein is MTMTDPIADFLTRLRNANSAYHDEVTLPHSKIKANIAEILKTEGYISDFRTEDARVGKSLVVQLKYGPNRERSLAGLRRVSKPGLRVYAKSTNLPRVLGGLGVAIISTSSGLLTDRQAARQGVGGEVLAYVW